One genomic segment of Hordeum vulgare subsp. vulgare chromosome 2H, MorexV3_pseudomolecules_assembly, whole genome shotgun sequence includes these proteins:
- the LOC123430853 gene encoding uncharacterized protein LOC123430853, with protein sequence MAGCVDDCRARGAALVDVEEEEAGGVGGDDGRVVVGGGAARDVGPARPVAVARAAPPARPVAVARAARRALALARGWPRTMPAVRSARSPCGRRSRRAPREAVVPPARAVPGTTSTPVSRCCSPRFSSPAEDGRLRHRVVAQQHGRARRRGREAAFELSVLCDEMHVTCSM encoded by the exons ATGGCGGGTTGTGTGGATGACTGTCGGGCCCGTGGCGCGGCCCTGGTcgacgtggaggaggaggaggccggtggGGTCGGCGGCGACGATGGACGGGTAGTTGTCGGAGGCGGTGCGGCCCGGGATGTCGGGCCCGCTCGCCCTGTGGCCGTCGCCCGCGCCGCGC CGCCCGCTCGCCCTGTGGCCGTCGCCCGCGCCGCGCGccgcgccctcgccctcgcccgtgGCTGGCCGCGCACCATGCCGGCCGTGCGCAGCGCCCGCTCGCCCTGTGGCCGTCGCTCGCGCCGCGCCCCGCGCGAGGCCGTGGTCCCGCCCGCCCGCGCCGTGCCTGGGACAACAAGTACGCCGGTGTCCAGGTGCTGCTCTCCAAGGTTCTCCTCGCCGGCGGAGGACGGACGCCTGAGGCACCGGGTCGTTGCTCAGCAGCACGGCCGAGCCCGGCGGCGCGGCCGCGAGGCGGCCTTCGAGCTATCTGTGCTCTGCGACGAGATGCACGTAACCTGTTCGATGTAA
- the LOC123427880 gene encoding exocyst complex component SEC15A-like, with the protein MTAQTKKRNPVENGDAGIGKALVGFVSNNEDLGPIVRHAFESGRPEALFHNLRSIAKRKEVEIEELCRLHYEEFILAVDELRGVLVDADELKGALSGENLRLQEVASALLLKLDELLELYAANKNVGEALATLKICLQVTSLCQACNRDIAQGKFHTVLKTLELIEKDYLQNIPLNLLRKVVQKKIPMMKLYIEKKVSGEFNEWLVYIRKFAMEIGQSSIRQASLDRQKDERMRAWQREAEECSRVGFDEHAYALDLEYIDEESALEYDLTPVYRAYNIHVSLGLGEKFREYYYSNRLMQLNLDMQISTAQPFLESHQHFLAQVAGFFIVENRVLRTAEGLLSESQVDTMWEASISKVTSFLEEQFAHMDAANHHLLVKDYVSLLAATMKKYGYQITSLLEVLDKNRDRYHELLVSDCRKQIQGIFVKDSYERMVIEKENDYNMNVAACQLEPIHTVPDLPYVAPFSSSVPGACRIIRSFIEDLVSYLSYGVVANSYDVVKRYLDKLLIEVLNDGLLTLIHNGSLEIAQLVQIAGNIAFLERSCDMFLLHATQLCGLPKRLLGKPHSGLTARAVLKASQNAAFNGLITLANSRIDEFMLLLTSIDWTTEETPEHANDYMNEVLIYLDMVVSTAQPILPREALFKVISGSLSHISDSIITVLLSDRVKRLSVNAVVGIDIDLKMLEEFAEDRFHTTGLSVLKKETSFKDCLVEIRQLTNLLLSNHAESFMNAVIREKSYASLDHKKVAIICDKFRDAPDSSLFGSLSSRNVVQSARKKSLDVLKRRLKDFS; encoded by the coding sequence ATGACCGCGCAGACCAAGAAGAGGAACCCAGTGGAGAATGGGGATGCTGGTATCGGTAAGGCCCTGGTTGGCTTCGTCTCCAATAACGAGGATTTGGGCCCCATTGTGCGGCATGCTTTCGAGTCCGGAAGGCCTGAGGCTCTATTCCACAACCTTAGGAGTATCGCCAAGAGGAAGGAGGTTGAGATCGAGGAGCTCTGTAGGCTTCACTATGAGGAATTCATCCTCGCGGTCGATGAGCTACGCGGGGTGTTGGTTGATGCTGATGAGCTCAAGGGCGCGCTGTCGGGTGAGAATCTGCGCTTACAGGAGGTTGCTAGTGCCCTGCTTCTGAAGCTTGATGAGCTTCTCGAGTTGTATGCGGCGAATAAGAATGTTGGGGAAGCGCTTGCAACATTAAAGATCTGTCTGCAGGTCACCAGCCTGTGTCAGGCGTGCAACAGGGACATTGCCCAAGGCAAGTTCCACACTGTGTTGAAGACTCTGGAGCTGATTGAGAAGGACTACCTGCAAAATATCCCTCTGAATCTTCTTAGAAAGGTTGTTCAGAAAAAGATACCAATGATGAAGCTGTACATTGAGAAGAAAGTTTCCGGTGAGTTTAATGAGTGGCTCGTGTATATCAGAAAGTTTGCAATGGAGATTGGACAGTCCTCGATACGCCAGGCCTCTTTGGATCGTCAGAAAGATGAGCGAATGCGTGCCTGGCAGAGGGAAGCAGAAGAATGTAGTCGTGTTGGGTTTGATGAGCATGCTTATGCCTTGGATCTGGAGTACATAGATGAAGAATCAGCACTAGAATATGATCTGACACCAGTATACCGAGCATACAATATTCATGTGTCCCTTGGCCTTGGGGAAAAGTTTCGAGAATATTACTACAGTAACAGGCTCATGCAGCTTAACTTGGACATGCAAATTTCTACAGCACAACCCTTCCTCGAGTCCCACCAGCACTTCCTTGCTCAGGTTGCTGGATTTTTCATTGTTGAAAACCGTGTTCTTCGAACTGCAGAGGGACTTCTATCTGAGAGCCAGGTTGACACAATGTGGGAAGCATCTATTTCTAAGGTCACCTCTTTTCTAGAGGAACAGTTCGCACACATGGATGCTGCTAATCACCACCTCCTTGTGAAAGATTATGTCTCTCTTCTGGCTGCAACTATGAAGAAGTATGGATATCAAATCACATCTTTGCTTGAAGTTCTTGACAAAAACAGGGACAGATATCATGAGCTGCTTGTCTCGGATTGTCGGAAGCAGATACAAGGCATCTTTGTTAAGGACTCGTATGAAAGGATGGTTATAGAGAAGGAAAATGACTACAACATGAATGTCGCAGCATGTCAACTTGAGCCCATTCACACAGTGCCAGATTTGCCATATGTTGCGCCATTTTCCTCATCAGTTCCTGGTGCTTGCCGTATTATCCGTTCCTTCATTGAGGATTTGGTAAGCTACTTGTCATATGGTGTAGTGGCCAACTCCTATGATGTGGTGAAAAGATACCTAGACAAGCTTTTGATTGAGGTACTAAATGATGGTCTTCTTACCTTGATACATAATGGTAGTTTGGAAATTGCGCAGCTGGTACAGATTGCAGGAAATATTGCCTTTCTTGAGCGGTCATGTGACATGTTCCTCTTGCATGCTACCCAACTTTGTGGACTTCCTAAACGGCTGCTTGGGAAACCCCATTCTGGTTTGACCGCTAGAGCTGTGCTCAAAGCCTCCCAAAATGCAGCGTTTAATGGATTAATAACATTGGCCAATTCCAGAATTGATGAATTTATGCTGCTGTTGACCAGCATCGATTGGACAACAGAGGAAACCCCAGAACATGCAAATGATTACATGAATGAAGTTCTCATCTACCTTGACATGGTGGTATCGACTGCACAGCCGATTCTGCCGAGAGAGGCCCTCTTCAAGGTCATTTCTGGTTCACTCAGCCACATCTCAGACTCCATAATAACAGTTCTTCTCAGCGACAGGGTGAAAAGGTTGAGTGTCAATGCGGTTGTTGGTATCGACATTGACCTGAAAATGTTGGAAGAGTTTGCTGAAGACAGATTTCACACCACTGGGTTGTCGGTCCTTAAAAAGGAAACAAGTTTCAAAGATTGCCTGGTTGAGATTAGGCAGCTGACTAATCTATTGCTGAGCAACCACGCCGAGAGCTTCATGAATGCtgtaatcagggagaagagttatgCGTCCTTGGACCACAAGAAGGTGGCCATCATCTGTGACAAGTTTCGGGATGCTCCTGACAGCAGCTTGTTTGGGAGCCTTTCAAGTAGAAACGTGGTGCAGAGTGCCCGAAAGAAGTCATTGGATGTGTTGAAGAGAAGACTGAAAGATTTTAGCTGA
- the LOC123430852 gene encoding E3 ubiquitin-protein ligase Os04g0590900-like: MASSPPAIVGTEPTWVPYEPTRDCSQGLCSLYCPQWCYFIFPPPPPFDLASPGPDDSSGHVFSPLVIAIIGVLATAFLLVSYYTFISKYCGTFASLRRRFFGPGSGSGGGSRGGGGGGSGGGGGHGQSRSQESWNVSPASGLDETLINKIAVCKYRRGEGPVLHTTDCSVCLGEFHDGESLRLLPKCSHAFHQQCIDTWLKSHSNCPLCRSNITFVAVEVAPQDPEGCAPGDDDRSTHQHQVVVEMDELENMCEEQQHAVSSGGVSVRADRDDQEAEDSREGTEEEDGNGTAEIREEGVPQPKTGSNLHRDSRMSIADVLQSTMEDELIAARESGLLAGGAGTSRRCRGENSSSGRGRNRRALQDDTVPPMKRLPPGGRSCFSSKSGRGVVDSDNPVRGGQP, encoded by the coding sequence atgGCGTCTTCGCCGCCGGCAATCGTCGGGACGGAGCCCACCTGGGTGCCCTACGAGCCAACCAGGGACTGCTCCCAGGGGCTGTGCAGCCTCTACTGCCCCCAGTGGTGCTACTTCATcttccccccgccgccgcctttcGACCTCGCCAGCCCCGGCCCGGACGACTCCTCCGGCCACGTCTTCTCCCCGCTCGTCATCGCCATCATCGGGGTGCTGGCCACCGCCTTCCTCCTCGTCAGCTACTACACCTTCATCTCCAAGTACTGCGGCACCTTCGCCTCCCTCAGGAGGAGGTTCTTTGGCcccggctccggctccggcgGCGGCTCCCGCGGCGGTGGGGGCGGCGGCAGCGGTGGTGGGGGCGGCCACGGGCAGTCCAGGAGCCAGGAGTCGTGGAACGTGTCGCCGGCGAGCGGGCTGGACGAGACGCTGATCAACAAGATCGCGGTGTGCAAGTACCGGCGCGGCGAGGGGCCCGTCCTCCACACCACCGACTGCTCGGTCTGCCTCGGCGAGTTCCACGACGGGGAGAGCCTCCGTCTCCTCCCGAAATGCAGCCATGCGTTCCATCAGCAATGCATCGACACTTGGCTCAAGTCGCACTCCAATTGCCCACTCTGCCGCTCCAACATCACCTTCGTCGCCGTCGAGGTGGCGCCGCAGGATCCGGAGGGCTGTGCTCCAGGCGACGACGACCGGAGCACTCATCAGCATCAGGTGGttgttgagatggatgaattggaGAACATGTGTGAAGAGCAGCAGCATGCAGTGAGCAGTGGTGGCGTCAGCGTCAGAGCTGACCGCGATGATCAGGAGGCTGAGGACAGCAGAGAAGGAACAGAGGAGGAGGATGGCAATGGCACGGCGGAGATCAGAGAAGAAGGCGTGCCACAACCGAAGACGGGGTCCAACCTGCACCGTGACAGCCGCATGTCCATCGCCGACGTGCTGCAGTCCACCATGGAGGACGAGCTGATCGCGGCCAGGGAGAGCGGGCTCCTTGCCGGCGGCGCCGGCACGTCGAGGCGGTGCCGCGGGGAGAACAGCAGCAGCGGACGGGGCCGCAACCGGCGCGCATTGCAGGACGACACGGTGCCGCCGATGAAGAGGTTGCCGCCCGGCGGCAGGTCGTGCTTCAGCAGCAAGAGCGGCAGGGGAGTCGTCGATTCGGACAATCCAGTGCGAGGTGGCCAGCCGTGA